A window of the Tiliqua scincoides isolate rTilSci1 chromosome 5, rTilSci1.hap2, whole genome shotgun sequence genome harbors these coding sequences:
- the LOC136651708 gene encoding zinc finger protein 25-like isoform X1, which produces MAAAGVPAQVLFEDVAVYFSPAEWAELAEWQRDLYRAVMVENYEAVTSLGHLSTKPEVICKIEQEEEPCMEEILESPKWRRPQSPWLAGDGIRMAEEEDGERTGPAQQRPARRKRKKKLPAPASEKLVTRAKNTPLTEDDMLPRLTLKMNPPKCPECGKSFLSNVAMAIHIRTHTGERPFKCHLCPKGFPSRGDLKRHIKTHLHRKEFPNANAAPKGKKCLTAKLQLLRQLGAAPGPKRPHTCGQCGKSFNKKQDLRKHQGTHSTERPFSCLECGRSFRLKQILVAHMKVHGGERPYTCAQCGKRFGQKHHVESHQRVHTGEKPFSCTTCGKRYAQKQPLISHLRVHTGERPYACAECGKTFRNQATLTIHNRMHTGERPYRCLLCGKACSQLQHLKSHQRVHRGEQHLIEAGDIKALALKRAREMEEKPHQCPKCEKRFRDEKIMQTHLKTHEEKSPKCAAGLGPSHSPRLPARPGKSPMELKLASPGTGLRTKQRSPAAVQPAGKGDFACTDCGRKFTQTKYLTMHRRSHT; this is translated from the exons GGCACCTGTCCACCAAGCCTGAGGTCATCTGCAAAAtcgagcaggaggaggagccgtgCATGGAGGAGATACTGGAATCCCCCAAGTGGAGGAGGCCCCAGAGCCCCTGGCTGG caGGTGATGGAATTAggatggcagaggaggaggacggCGAAAGGACTGGACCTGCCCAGCAGCGCCCAGCCCGGCGCAAGCGGAAAAAGAAgctgcctgctccagcaagcgAGAAGCTGGTGACACGGGCTAAAAACACACCCCTGACTGAGGACGACATGCTCCCACGACTGACGCTGAAGATGAACCCACCCAAGTGCCCCGAGTGTGGCAAGAGCTTCCTGAGCAATGTGGCCATGGCCATTCACATCCGCACCCACACTGGGGAGCGCCCCTTCAAGTGCCACCTGTGCCCAAAGGGCTTCCCCTCCCGAGGGGACCTGAAGCGGCACATCAAAACCCACCTGCACAGGAAAGAGTTTCCAAATGCCAACGCTGCCCCCAAGGGCAAGAAGTGTCTCACGGCCAAGCTGCAGCTCCTGCGCCAGCTGGGGGCGGCCCCGGGCCCCAAGAGGCCACACACCTGTGGACAGTGCGGGAAGAGTTTCAACAAGAAGCAGGACCTGCGGAAGCACCAGGGGACACACTCCACCGAGCGGCCCTTCTCCTGCCTGGAGTGCGGGCGCAGCTTCCGGCTCAAGCAAATCCTGGTGGCCCACATGAAGGTGCACGGGGGGGAGAGGCCGTACACCTGCGCACAGTGTGGCAAGCGCTTTGGTCAGAAGCACCACGTGGAGAGCCACCAGCGGGTGCACACTGGCGAGAAGCCCTTCTCCTGCACCACATGCGGAAAGCGCTACGCCCAGAAGCAGCCGCTCATCAGCCACCTGCGTGTTCACACTGGGGAGCGCCCTTACGCCTGTGCCGAGTGCGGAAAGACGTTCCGGAACCAGGCCACACTGACCATCCATAACCGCATGCACACTGGAGAACGCCCCTACCGCTGCCTGCTGTGTGGCAAGGCCTGCAGCCAGCTGCAACACCTGAAGAGTCACCAGCGGGTGCACCGTGGAGAGCAGCATCTCATTGAGGCTGGTGACATCAAAGCCCTGGCGCTGAAGAGAGCCCGGGAGATGGAAGAGAAGCCCCATCAGTGCCCCAAGTGTGAGAAGCGTTTCCGGGACGAGAAGATCATGCAGACCCATTTAAAGACCCATGAGGAGAAGTCCCCGAAATGTGCGGCTGGGTTGGGTCCCAGCCACAGCCCTCGTCTGCCTGCTCGGCCAGGCAAGAGCCCAATGGAGCTAAAACTTGCCAGCCCAGGGACAGGCCTCAGGACCAAgcagaggagccctgctgcagttCAGCCTGCTGGGAAGGGAGACTTTGCCTGCACTGATTGTGGCAGGAAGTTCACCCAGACCAAATACCTCACCATGCATCGGAGGAGCCACACGTGA
- the LOC136651708 gene encoding gastrula zinc finger protein XlCGF57.1-like isoform X3 produces the protein MVENYEAVTSLGHLSTKPEVICKIEQEEEPCMEEILESPKWRRPQSPWLAGDGIRMAEEEDGERTGPAQQRPARRKRKKKLPAPASEKLVTRAKNTPLTEDDMLPRLTLKMNPPKCPECGKSFLSNVAMAIHIRTHTGERPFKCHLCPKGFPSRGDLKRHIKTHLHRKEFPNANAAPKGKKCLTAKLQLLRQLGAAPGPKRPHTCGQCGKSFNKKQDLRKHQGTHSTERPFSCLECGRSFRLKQILVAHMKVHGGERPYTCAQCGKRFGQKHHVESHQRVHTGEKPFSCTTCGKRYAQKQPLISHLRVHTGERPYACAECGKTFRNQATLTIHNRMHTGERPYRCLLCGKACSQLQHLKSHQRVHRGEQHLIEAGDIKALALKRAREMEEKPHQCPKCEKRFRDEKIMQTHLKTHEEKSPKCAAGLGPSHSPRLPARPGKSPMELKLASPGTGLRTKQRSPAAVQPAGKGDFACTDCGRKFTQTKYLTMHRRSHT, from the exons GGCACCTGTCCACCAAGCCTGAGGTCATCTGCAAAAtcgagcaggaggaggagccgtgCATGGAGGAGATACTGGAATCCCCCAAGTGGAGGAGGCCCCAGAGCCCCTGGCTGG caGGTGATGGAATTAggatggcagaggaggaggacggCGAAAGGACTGGACCTGCCCAGCAGCGCCCAGCCCGGCGCAAGCGGAAAAAGAAgctgcctgctccagcaagcgAGAAGCTGGTGACACGGGCTAAAAACACACCCCTGACTGAGGACGACATGCTCCCACGACTGACGCTGAAGATGAACCCACCCAAGTGCCCCGAGTGTGGCAAGAGCTTCCTGAGCAATGTGGCCATGGCCATTCACATCCGCACCCACACTGGGGAGCGCCCCTTCAAGTGCCACCTGTGCCCAAAGGGCTTCCCCTCCCGAGGGGACCTGAAGCGGCACATCAAAACCCACCTGCACAGGAAAGAGTTTCCAAATGCCAACGCTGCCCCCAAGGGCAAGAAGTGTCTCACGGCCAAGCTGCAGCTCCTGCGCCAGCTGGGGGCGGCCCCGGGCCCCAAGAGGCCACACACCTGTGGACAGTGCGGGAAGAGTTTCAACAAGAAGCAGGACCTGCGGAAGCACCAGGGGACACACTCCACCGAGCGGCCCTTCTCCTGCCTGGAGTGCGGGCGCAGCTTCCGGCTCAAGCAAATCCTGGTGGCCCACATGAAGGTGCACGGGGGGGAGAGGCCGTACACCTGCGCACAGTGTGGCAAGCGCTTTGGTCAGAAGCACCACGTGGAGAGCCACCAGCGGGTGCACACTGGCGAGAAGCCCTTCTCCTGCACCACATGCGGAAAGCGCTACGCCCAGAAGCAGCCGCTCATCAGCCACCTGCGTGTTCACACTGGGGAGCGCCCTTACGCCTGTGCCGAGTGCGGAAAGACGTTCCGGAACCAGGCCACACTGACCATCCATAACCGCATGCACACTGGAGAACGCCCCTACCGCTGCCTGCTGTGTGGCAAGGCCTGCAGCCAGCTGCAACACCTGAAGAGTCACCAGCGGGTGCACCGTGGAGAGCAGCATCTCATTGAGGCTGGTGACATCAAAGCCCTGGCGCTGAAGAGAGCCCGGGAGATGGAAGAGAAGCCCCATCAGTGCCCCAAGTGTGAGAAGCGTTTCCGGGACGAGAAGATCATGCAGACCCATTTAAAGACCCATGAGGAGAAGTCCCCGAAATGTGCGGCTGGGTTGGGTCCCAGCCACAGCCCTCGTCTGCCTGCTCGGCCAGGCAAGAGCCCAATGGAGCTAAAACTTGCCAGCCCAGGGACAGGCCTCAGGACCAAgcagaggagccctgctgcagttCAGCCTGCTGGGAAGGGAGACTTTGCCTGCACTGATTGTGGCAGGAAGTTCACCCAGACCAAATACCTCACCATGCATCGGAGGAGCCACACGTGA
- the LOC136651708 gene encoding zinc finger protein 25-like isoform X2 gives MAAAGVPAQVLFEDVAVYFSPAEWAELAEWQRDLYRAVMVENYEAVTSLGHLSTKPEVICKIEQEEEPCMEEILESPKWRRPQSPWLGDGIRMAEEEDGERTGPAQQRPARRKRKKKLPAPASEKLVTRAKNTPLTEDDMLPRLTLKMNPPKCPECGKSFLSNVAMAIHIRTHTGERPFKCHLCPKGFPSRGDLKRHIKTHLHRKEFPNANAAPKGKKCLTAKLQLLRQLGAAPGPKRPHTCGQCGKSFNKKQDLRKHQGTHSTERPFSCLECGRSFRLKQILVAHMKVHGGERPYTCAQCGKRFGQKHHVESHQRVHTGEKPFSCTTCGKRYAQKQPLISHLRVHTGERPYACAECGKTFRNQATLTIHNRMHTGERPYRCLLCGKACSQLQHLKSHQRVHRGEQHLIEAGDIKALALKRAREMEEKPHQCPKCEKRFRDEKIMQTHLKTHEEKSPKCAAGLGPSHSPRLPARPGKSPMELKLASPGTGLRTKQRSPAAVQPAGKGDFACTDCGRKFTQTKYLTMHRRSHT, from the exons GGCACCTGTCCACCAAGCCTGAGGTCATCTGCAAAAtcgagcaggaggaggagccgtgCATGGAGGAGATACTGGAATCCCCCAAGTGGAGGAGGCCCCAGAGCCCCTGGCTGG GTGATGGAATTAggatggcagaggaggaggacggCGAAAGGACTGGACCTGCCCAGCAGCGCCCAGCCCGGCGCAAGCGGAAAAAGAAgctgcctgctccagcaagcgAGAAGCTGGTGACACGGGCTAAAAACACACCCCTGACTGAGGACGACATGCTCCCACGACTGACGCTGAAGATGAACCCACCCAAGTGCCCCGAGTGTGGCAAGAGCTTCCTGAGCAATGTGGCCATGGCCATTCACATCCGCACCCACACTGGGGAGCGCCCCTTCAAGTGCCACCTGTGCCCAAAGGGCTTCCCCTCCCGAGGGGACCTGAAGCGGCACATCAAAACCCACCTGCACAGGAAAGAGTTTCCAAATGCCAACGCTGCCCCCAAGGGCAAGAAGTGTCTCACGGCCAAGCTGCAGCTCCTGCGCCAGCTGGGGGCGGCCCCGGGCCCCAAGAGGCCACACACCTGTGGACAGTGCGGGAAGAGTTTCAACAAGAAGCAGGACCTGCGGAAGCACCAGGGGACACACTCCACCGAGCGGCCCTTCTCCTGCCTGGAGTGCGGGCGCAGCTTCCGGCTCAAGCAAATCCTGGTGGCCCACATGAAGGTGCACGGGGGGGAGAGGCCGTACACCTGCGCACAGTGTGGCAAGCGCTTTGGTCAGAAGCACCACGTGGAGAGCCACCAGCGGGTGCACACTGGCGAGAAGCCCTTCTCCTGCACCACATGCGGAAAGCGCTACGCCCAGAAGCAGCCGCTCATCAGCCACCTGCGTGTTCACACTGGGGAGCGCCCTTACGCCTGTGCCGAGTGCGGAAAGACGTTCCGGAACCAGGCCACACTGACCATCCATAACCGCATGCACACTGGAGAACGCCCCTACCGCTGCCTGCTGTGTGGCAAGGCCTGCAGCCAGCTGCAACACCTGAAGAGTCACCAGCGGGTGCACCGTGGAGAGCAGCATCTCATTGAGGCTGGTGACATCAAAGCCCTGGCGCTGAAGAGAGCCCGGGAGATGGAAGAGAAGCCCCATCAGTGCCCCAAGTGTGAGAAGCGTTTCCGGGACGAGAAGATCATGCAGACCCATTTAAAGACCCATGAGGAGAAGTCCCCGAAATGTGCGGCTGGGTTGGGTCCCAGCCACAGCCCTCGTCTGCCTGCTCGGCCAGGCAAGAGCCCAATGGAGCTAAAACTTGCCAGCCCAGGGACAGGCCTCAGGACCAAgcagaggagccctgctgcagttCAGCCTGCTGGGAAGGGAGACTTTGCCTGCACTGATTGTGGCAGGAAGTTCACCCAGACCAAATACCTCACCATGCATCGGAGGAGCCACACGTGA